In Miscanthus floridulus cultivar M001 chromosome 5, ASM1932011v1, whole genome shotgun sequence, one genomic interval encodes:
- the LOC136453403 gene encoding calcium-dependent protein kinase 2 produces the protein MGNCCPGSGDSEPAPASSADPSSRLHSGGTSLKAGASDGSAPKPTKPPAPIGPVLGRPMEDVRSIYTVGKELGRGQFGVTSLCTHKATGERFACKTIAKRKLSTKEDVEDVRREVQIMYHLAGQPNIVELKGAYEDKQSVHLVMELCAGGELFDRIIAKGKYTERAAASLLRTIVEIVHTCHSLGVIHRDLKPENFLLLSKDENAPLKATDFGLSVFFKQGEVFKDIVGSAYYIAPEVLKRNYGPEADIWSIGVIVYILLCGVPPFWAESEHGIFNSILRGQVDFTSDPWPRISPSAKDLVRKMLTSDPKKRISAYDVLNHPWIKEDGEAPDTPLDNAVMNRLKQFTAMNQFKKAALRVIAGCLSEEEIRGLKEMFKSMDADNSGTITVDELRRGLAKQGTKLSEAEVEQLMSAADADGNGTIDYEEFITATMHMNRMDREEHLYTAFQYFDKDGSGCISMEELEQALKEKGLLDGRDIKDIISEVDADNDGRIDYSEFVAMMRKGTAEQNPKKRRDVVL, from the exons ATGGGCAACTGCTGCCCGGGCTCCGGAGATTCGGAGCCTGCCCCCGCTTCTTCCGCCGACCCCTCCTCCCGCCTCCACTCCGGCGGCACGTCCCTCAAGGCCGGCGCTTCGGATGGGTCGGCCCCCAAGCCCACGAAGCCGCCCGCGCCCATTGGCCCGGTGCTGGGACGGCCCATGGAGGACGTGCGCAGCATCTACACCGTGGGCAAGGAGCTCGGGCGCGGCCAGTTCGGCGTCACCAGCCTGTGCACGCACAAGGCCACCGGGGAGCGGTTCGCGTGCAAGACCATCGCCAAGCGGAAGCTGTCCACCAAGGAGGACGTGGAGGACGTGCGGCGCGAGGTGCAGATCATGTACCACCTTGCTGGGCAGCCCAACATCGTGGAGCTCAAGGGCGCTTACGAGGACAAGCAGTCGGTGCACCTCGTCATGGAGCTCTGCGCCGGCGGGGAGCTCTTCGACCGCATCATCGCCAAGGGCAAATACACCGAGCGCGCCGCCGCGTCCCTGCTCCGCACCATCGTCGAGATCGTGCACACCTGCCACTCCCTGGGCGTCATCCACCGCGACCTCAAGCCCGAGAACTTCCTCCTCCTCAGCAAGGACGAGAACGCGCCGCTCAAGGCCACTGACTTCGGCCTCTCCGTCTTCTTCAAGCAAGGGGAGGTGTTCAAGGACATCGTCGGCAGCGCCTACTACATCGCGCCGGAGGTGCTCAAGAGGAACTACGGGCCCGAGGCGGACATCTGGAGCATCGGCGTCATCGTCTACATCCTCCTCTGCGGAGTTCCGCCCTTCTGGGCCG AATCCGAGCACGGCATCTTCAACTCCATCCTGAGGGGACAGGTGGACTTCACAAGCGACCCGTGGCCGCGCATTTCGCCGAGCGCAAAGGACCTCGTCAGGAAGATGCTCACCTCTGACCCCAAGAAGAGGATCTCTGCCTACGACGTCCTCA ATCATCCTTGGATCAAGGAAGATGGTGAAGCGCCTGACACGCCACTGGACAACGCTGTCATGAACAGGCTCAAGCAGTTCACGGCGATGAACCAGTTCAAGAAAGCCGCGCTGAGG GTCATTGCTGGATGCCTGTCGGAGGAGGAGATCAGGGGTCTGAAGGAGATGTTCAAGAGCATGGACGCGGATAACAGCGGCACCATCACCGTGGACGAGCTGCGGCGAGGGCTGGCCAAGCAGGGCACCAAGCTCAGCGAGGCCGAAGTGGAGCAGCTGATGTCGGCC GCCGACGCGGACGGGAACGGGACGATCGACTACGAGGAGTTCATCACGGCGACGATGCACATGAACAGGATGGACAGGGAGGAGCACCTCTACACCGCGTTCCAGTACTTCGACAAGGACGGCAGCGG GTGCATCTCCATGGAGGAGCTGGAGCAGGCGCTCAAGGAGAAGGGTCTCCTGGACGGCAGGGACATCAAGGACATCATCTCGGAGGTCGACGCCGACAAC GACGGGAGGATCGACTACAGCGAGTTCGTGGCGATGATGAGGAAAGGGACTGCCGAGCAGAACCCCAAGAAGCGGCGTGACGTCGTGTTGTAG